The Amycolatopsis sp. NBC_01480 genome segment GAGCAGGCCGGGGGTCCGGCCGGCGTGGTACCAGCCGCGTTCCACGGCCAGTGGCACGCCATCGGCGCGCCGCAGCCGCACGAGGCGGTGGGCGGGCACGCCTTCACCGAGGCCGAGTGCGTGGGCCGAGGTCACCGGCGGGATCTCCGTGGCGGTCGAGACGACCTCCGTGGTCGGGGTGAGCCCCCGCCGGCGCATGTCGTCGGTGAACGACATCAGGTAGAGCTGCAGCTCCATCCGCCGTGCGGCGGTGAAGGTGCCCTTGCCGCGGACTCTGGCCAGCAGGCCCTCCTCGACGAGCTTCCCGATCGCCGAGCGGACTGTGAGCCGCGAGACACCGTAACGCTGGGCCAGCTCCCGCTCCGACGGGATCGGCGACCCCGGCGGCAGCTCTCGCTCGACCGAGCGGCGCAGGATCTCCCGCAGCTGGGCGTGCTTGGGCGTGGGCCCGTTCACCACCCGCTCGACCCGATCGGGTGGCGGGACGTGCGCGGCCGCGCTCATCGGCGTCACCCTCCCTCGTCTCGTCGCACCGCAAACCGGTGCTCGCGTCCGGGCCGGAAGATTGGTACGTT includes the following:
- a CDS encoding GntR family transcriptional regulator; translation: MSAAAHVPPPDRVERVVNGPTPKHAQLREILRRSVERELPPGSPIPSERELAQRYGVSRLTVRSAIGKLVEEGLLARVRGKGTFTAARRMELQLYLMSFTDDMRRRGLTPTTEVVSTATEIPPVTSAHALGLGEGVPAHRLVRLRRADGVPLAVERGWYHAGRTPGLLDLDLSRSLYAQLGEAFDLRPDQAYQTVWAESADRETARLLGMRTGSPLLVFRRVSSANGEPVEDMTSWYRGDHYQVTMQLDRNTPDSGHEPHYGGTR